In Shewanella sp. VB17, a single genomic region encodes these proteins:
- a CDS encoding chemotaxis protein CheV, with protein sequence MAKVLDSVDQRTKLVGENRLELLLFRINATQVFAINVFKVKEVVDLPPLSSLPGSHCHISGVANIRGTSIPVIDLRGAIGFSAMENEQDRNLIITEYNRSIQGFMVGKVEHIVNMTWSDILLPPKTAGKNHYLTAICRVEIDDHLKMVSIIDVEKVLAEILDYDIKLSEGILDETLAKEMVGRKILIADDSSTARRQIKETLVPLGIEIIEVSDGLQALQLLQSWCDDGRSVVDEILLLITDAEMPEMDGYKLTSEIRSDARMSGLFVALHTSLSGSFNDAMAEKVGCNRFISKFQPDLLVGLVQDRLREHKEE encoded by the coding sequence ATGGCAAAAGTACTCGATTCAGTAGACCAACGTACCAAGCTTGTAGGTGAAAACCGTTTAGAACTTCTATTATTTCGTATTAATGCGACTCAAGTTTTTGCAATTAATGTGTTTAAAGTCAAAGAGGTTGTCGATCTTCCTCCGTTAAGTTCTTTACCTGGGAGCCATTGTCATATCTCAGGGGTCGCGAATATTCGTGGAACGTCTATCCCTGTGATTGACCTCAGGGGAGCGATTGGCTTTTCAGCAATGGAAAATGAACAAGATCGTAATTTGATCATTACTGAATATAATCGCAGTATTCAGGGGTTTATGGTTGGTAAAGTTGAACATATTGTCAACATGACTTGGAGTGATATTTTACTTCCACCTAAAACAGCAGGCAAGAATCACTATCTCACAGCGATATGCCGAGTAGAGATTGATGATCACCTAAAGATGGTATCAATTATCGATGTAGAAAAAGTACTGGCTGAGATCTTAGATTATGATATAAAACTGTCAGAAGGTATATTGGATGAAACACTGGCTAAAGAAATGGTTGGTCGTAAGATATTGATTGCTGATGATTCATCGACAGCTCGTCGGCAGATTAAAGAGACGTTAGTTCCCTTAGGTATTGAAATAATAGAAGTGTCAGATGGCTTGCAGGCGCTTCAGTTGTTACAAAGTTGGTGCGATGATGGTAGGTCCGTTGTCGATGAAATTTTACTGTTGATCACCGACGCTGAAATGCCAGAAATGGATGGCTATAAACTGACTTCTGAAATACGCAGTGATGCACGAATGAGTGGTCTCTTTGTTGCTTTACATACCTCACTGAGCGGAAGCTTTAATGATGCTATGGCAGAAAAGGTAGGGTGTAACCGATTTATTTCTAAATTCCAGCCAGATTTATTAGTCGGGTTAGTACAAGATCGTTTAAGGGAGCACAAAGAAGAGTAG